DNA from Rubripirellula lacrimiformis:
ACCTATCGACCATCCGATCGCAGCGCGAACGGATGTCGGGCGGCGGCACTCCATCGGGCCCATTGTCGTTCATGCGAGTCTACGATTCGATCGCCGGCGTGGTGAAGAGCGGTGGCAAGACTCGGCGTGCTGCCAAAATGCAATCGTTGAAAGTCTGGCACCCGGACGTGCTGGAATTCATCGAGTGCAAATGGAACGAAGAAAAGAAGGCTCACGCACTGATCCGCGAAGGCTATGAATCGAACTTCAACGGCGAAGCCTACGGCAGCGTATGTTTCCAAAACGCCAACCTGTCGGTTCGTTTGACCGACGAATACATGGACGCGGTTCGCGGTGGCACTCAATTCCAAACCCGCTGGGTATCGGACAAGGCCAAGGGCACCCCACCGTCTTACGACGCCAAGGAACTGCTGAACAAGATGGCCGAATGTGCATGGCACTGCGGCGACCCGGGCGTCCAGTACGACACGACGATCAACAAGTGGCACACGTGTCCCAACAGCGGTGCGATCAACGCATCGAACCCATGCAGCGAATACATGTTCTTGGATGACACGGCCTGTAACTTGGCCAGCATCAACCTGATGAAGTTCGTCCAACCCGACGGCAAGTTCCACACCGAACGGTTCCGCGCAGCATCGCGTCTGTTCTTCATCGCTCAGGAAATTTTGGTGGACCACGCGTCCTACCCGACGGAACCGATCGCGGCCAACAGCCATCGTTATCGCCCGCTGGGACTGGGATATTCGAACTTGGGCAGTGTCGTGATGACCAGCGGCGTGGCCTACGATTCGGACGCCGCACGCGGTGTCTGTGGTTCGTTGACCGCACTTCTGCATGGCGAAGCCAACCGCACCAGCGCGGAATTGGCTTCGGTGGTCGGCCCATTCGATGGCTATTCGAACAACGAAAAGCCGATGTTGAACGTGATGCGAATGCACCGCGAGGCATGCGACCAGATCAACGATGATGGCCCAGCAGAGTTGAAGGAAGCGGCCCAGAAGTTGTGGGACGATGTGCTGGAAATCGGCGAAAAGTTCGGCTTCCGCAACGCTCAAGCCACCGTGTTGGCACCGACCGGCACGATCAGTTTCATGATGGACTGCGACACCACCGGGATCGAACCAGACATCGCGCTTGTGAAGTACAAGCAATTGGCCGGCGGCGGCATGCTGAAGATCGTCAACCAAACCGTCCGACTGGGATTGTTGAAACTCGGCTACAACGAAGAACAGATCGAAGTCATCCTGGCCTACATTGACACCAACGACACGATCGAAGGTGCACCGGAACTGAAAGACGAACACCTGTCCGTCTTCGATTGTGCGTTTCAGCCAGCCAATGGCATTCGCAGTATCCGTTGGCAAGCTCACATCACGATGATGGCGGCTGCCCAGCCGTTCTTGTCGGGTGCGATCAGCAAGACCGTCAACATGCCCAACGACGTGACTCCCGCCGACATCGCCAACGCGTACTTCTGGGGTTGGGAACTGGGGCTGAAGGCGATCGCGATCTACCGCGACGGCAGCAAGCAGTCGCAGCCGCTGAACACCAAGAGCGAAGAGGGCAAAGCGGCCGACGCGGCTGCCAAGGTCGTCACCGAAACGGTCGAAAAGATCGTCTACAAGCCTCGCCGCGAACGATTGCCCGACACCCGTCAAAGCGTGACGCACAAGTTCACGATTGCCGGTCACGAAGGCTACCTGTGCGTGGGTCTGTATCCGGACGGACGTCCGGGCGAGATCTTCATCACGATGGCGAAAGAAGGATCAACGATCGGCGGCATCATGGACAGCTTCGGCACCGCACTGTCGATCGCGCTGCAGTATGGCGTGCCATTGGAAGTGCTGGTCAACAAGTTCAGCCACACCCGTTTTGAACCGATGGGCCACACGTCCAACAAGGACATTCGGATTGCCAAGAGCGTCGTCGATTACATTGCCCGTTGGTTGGGCCTGACTTTCATGAGCGGACATGACAACATGCCGGCTCGCGAAAGCACCAATCAAGGCAACGACGTCGTATCGACCGCCCCGATCAACACGTCGTCGGTGATGGAAGGGTTGCGGGAAGACGCCGGAGCCGCAGTGGCCTTGGCCGAAAGAGCCACGCTGTTGGCAGCATTCGGCGAAACGCCCAGCAATGGTTCAGCCAGCAATGGCAGCAGCAACGGTCACGCCAAAGCAGAACCCGATGCCGATGGCATGGGAGGCCAGGGCGACCAATTCGCTCGCTTCCAGATCGACGCGCCGAGCTGTGACAATTGCGGCAGCATCACCGTTCGAAACGGCAACTGCTACCTCTGCCACAACTGCGGCAACAGCATGGGCTGCAGCTAAAGCGAATCGGTAGCCAGGCTCCGATCCCACGATCTGGTCTCCATCGAATCATCTCAACCGCCGGCGCAACAGCGCCGGCGGTTTTTTCATGCCTGCAGACAAATCCCCTCCTAGTCCCCACTCCCCCCCCAGCGCCAATATCCAATTTGCAATGTTCATTTTGCAATTTGCAATCCATCCCTCTGCACCACCCAGCCCGCGTCCCCTTTTAGCCCCATCTCCCACGCGTTGCGTGCGAGTGGAGCTCGCATGCAACGCTGGGGGAGAGGGATGGGGATGAGGGGGCACAAAAAATTGCAAATTGCAAATTGAACATTTCAAAATGCAAATCGAAAAGACAAAGCACCACTCGCTCCCAGCAGCCCCGGATCCGTTCACGCTCCCACTCCCCCCCAGCGCCAATATCCAATTTGCAATGTTCATTTTGCAATTTGCAATCCATCCCTCTGCACCACCCAGCCCGCGTCCCCTTTTAGCCCCATCTCCCACGCGTTGCGTGCGAGTGGAGCTCACATGCAGCGTGGGGGAGAGGGCTGGGATAAGGGGGCACAAAAAATTGCAAATTGCAAATTGAACATTTCAAAATGCAAATCGAAAAGACAAAGCACCACTCGCTCCCCGCAGCTCCGGATCCGTTCACGCCCCCACTCCCCCCCAGCGCCAATATCCAATTTGCAATGTTCATTTTGCAATTTGCAATCCATCCCTCTGCACCATCCAGCCCGCGTCCGCTTTTAGCCCCCTCTCCCACGCGTTGCGTGCGAGTGGAGCTCGCATGCAGCGTGGGGGAGAGGGCTGGGATAAGGGGGCACAAAAAATTGCAAATTGCAAATTGAACATTTCAAAATGCAAATCGAAAAGACAAAGCACCACTCGCTCCCAGCAGCCCCGGATCCGTTCACGCTCCCGCTCCCCCCCCCAGCGCCAATATCCAATTTGCAATGTTCATTTTGCAATTTGCAATCCATCCCTCTGCCCTCCGCTGGCGTTTCGGCCGCTCGTTTCTCGTCGGTCGCCAATATTTGGCCGGGAAAACCGAAGTTCCGTAAGTCGGGCGAAATAGCTAGGATGCGAACCTGACACTGCGCCCCAATTTCCCGTTTTCCTTCATAAGCATCTGACGATGGCCCGATCCAAGAACGCCAAACGCATCGAGCGGGAAACCGCCGAGGCAGCCGCCAATTTGACGGACGCTCCGGACGACCGTTCGCCGAACCAGCAGCGAGCGGCCAAGTTTCGTGTCGCAGCTCAGCGGGAAACGGTCGAAGCGTTTGTGGTCGCCTTCATCTTGGCACTGCTTTTTCGGGCGTTTTTGGCCGAAGCTTTCGTGATCCCGACCGGATCGATGGCTCCGACGCTGATGGGGGCCCACAAGGACCTGGTCTGCGATCGCTGTTCCCAAACCTTCCCGGTAGGGGCGAGTCGCGAACGCAGCGGTCCACGCACCGATCTGGTCGTTGTCGGCGGGATTTGCCCGAATTGCCGACACATCAATTCCTTGGACCTGAAGGACAATTCGGATCACACGACGTTCAACGGCGACCGGATTTTGGTCAGCAAGTTCAAGTACATGATTGCGGAGCCCGAGCGTTGGGATGTGATCGTGTTCAAATACCCGGGCAACCCGAAGCAGAATTACATCAAGCGATTGGTCGGACTGCCCGGCGAAACGCTGACACTCAGCCACGGCGACGTGTTTTCGCACCCCACCGGCACCGACGACAAGTCAGCGATCCTGCGTAAGCCGCCCAGCACGATGCAGGCGATGAGCCACCTGGTTTACGACACCGACCATCAAGCCGAAGTTTTGATCCAAGCCGGTTACCCCAGCCGCTGGCAGCCGTGGGCCACAGGTGCCACCGCGCCACCGACCGATTCGTGGAAAGTCGAACGCAGCGCCGATGGGTTGGTCGCGACCGTCCAAGCGGATCAATCGCCGAAATGGCTGCGTTACTTTCACCACTGGCCCACCGACGAACAATGGGCCGCGGCCGATCAAGGTGAATCGTTGGCCGATGCGGATCCGTACCAGTCGCGAGCGATCACGGACTTCTATGCCTACGATTCCTACATCCAAGTGCCCGCCGGCTACGTTTACGACGACCGCCCATCGGTCAGCAGCGGTGGTGGTTTTGAACGATCGATGAACGGCGGATATAGCGAAGGTTCGTTCAGCCGAAAGTATCAAAGCGGTGGCGATCCAAGCCAGTTCCGCGGGGTCGCAATCTGGGGCGGCCAGGACGATGGCCGCCAAGAACTCGGACGCGACGGACTGCACTGGGTGGGCGACTTGATCTACCAAGCCGACGTCGAAACGTCTGCCGACGCCAAAGCACTGACCTTGGAATTGGTCGAAGCCGGCATCAAATATCAATGCCGGATCGATCTGGCCGACGGCAAAGCCACGCTGTCGATCATCGATGCCCAGGAACGAACTTTCGACGATGGCAACGATCACCCGGTCGCATCAACCGGCGTCCGCGCGGGGTCCCGGCACACCGTCCAAATCAGCAATTGTGATGACAAAATCACGTTGTGGGTCGATGGCGACGTCGTGTCATTCGATTCGCCCACCACATACGACGCACGCGATTTTCGATCACGAGCCCAGGATCACCCGCAATGGTCGCCCGAGGATCCGTTGGATGCGGCACCCGCTGGCATCGCGATCACCGGTGGCCAGGCGACGGTCCGGCGGATGGAAGTGCGGCGTGACCAATACTACATCGCGACCAACGACAGCAGCTTTGGCGGCATTTTTGACTACGACATGGCAGAGATGTTTCGCTTGGCTGGCGGTAGCGTGACGCTCGGCGAGGTCCAGCAAGTATTCACGATGCCGGATCGATGGGCTGATTTCATCGGCTGGGAAACTCGCCGTGAAGTTTCGTTCCCTCTGGAAGCCGACCAGTTTTTCCCAATGGGCGACAACAGCCCCGAAAGCCTGGATGCCCGCTGCTGGGCTGGCACCAAAAACCAATTTCAGTTGCCGCGTGGCGTCAACGAAGACGCGTGGCGTTGGTCGAACGATTCGTACGTGCCACGGAATCTGTTGGTCGGGAAAGCCCTGGTCGTTTTCTGGCCGCATTCGTGGAGTTCGCCGGTCCCGTTCACGCCCAACTTTAAACGCATGAAATTGATTCGTTAGCCTGACCGCTTGGGTCGGCAGGGGCGTGGTCCCGGCCGACTCGCCAAGGAAACCGCCCCTGGATATCGCGGCCGCCCCACCTACTTCGATCGCCCCGACCGAACTCTCGGCGATTCGAATCAGCACGCAACGGAAATGCAAAGATGAGCAACGATACCCCTTGGGTCCTGGAAGCCTTCGAGCTGCAAAAGACGTACGGTCGCCGCCGCGTTGTCGACGGCGTCAATCTACACGTCGGTCCGGCCGAGATCGTCGGTCTGCTGGGGCCGAACGGAGCCGGTAAATCGACCAGTTTTCGGATGATCTGTGGCATGGTCGAACCGGACCGTGGACGCGTCTATCTAGACGGCGTCGATGTGACTCAGTGGCCGATGTTCCGCCGCGCCCGCGACGGACACATGGGATATCTGCCGCAGGAGCCCAGCGTGTTCAAAAAGCTGACGGTCGAACAGAACATATCAGCGCTGTTGGAATTGCTGGGCGTTGATCGCAAGGCTCGGAAAATTCGTACCGACGAACTGCTGGAAGAGTTCAACATCACCCATATCCGCAAAAGCAAAGCTGGTGGACTATCGGGCGGTGAACGACGACGTTTGGAAATCGCACGCTGCTTGGTATCCGATCCGAAGATTGTGATGTTGGACGAACCCTTTGCCGGGATCGACCCGGTGACGGTCCAATCGATCCAAGAAGTGATTTTGCAGCTTCGCGACAACGGGATCAGCGTCTTGATCACGGACCACGCAGCGCGAGAAATCCTTGGGACCGTGGATCGATGCTATGTGATCTACCAAGGGCAAGTATTGGTGGCCGGAACGCCGGACGAAGTCAAACAGCATCCAAAGGTTCGCGAAGAGTATCTTGGCGACCTGGACGGAGTCGACAAAAACCTTCACGGCGGAGTCCCGCGTCCCCACTTCCGAACCGACATCGCAGCTCCCGGGCCGGTGCCAGGTGCGGCCAATCCCGCAGAACCCGCTCGCATCCCAGTGCAACGCCGAGTCACTGACGTTTAGCGGCCGACGCTGAGTCACCGCTGGACGTCCAACCCATTCATCCATGCCGTCGTGGGAATTTGTCAGACATCCTTCGCGTCGCCTGCACGAATTCGTGCCCACGGGATGAACCGGAGCAGATTTTGG
Protein-coding regions in this window:
- a CDS encoding vitamin B12-dependent ribonucleotide reductase, yielding MATVLSARASENLSGDPAIEKVNSEHGVEYAQSRFGTRQRTGSHGLKIDTVFCPDNGQTPFETTQWELRSAAIKDESGKALFEQTDCEIPAAWTQLATNVVVSKYFYGDPTNEGEREKSVRQLIHRVTRTITDWGLADGYFDSPEDGDRFYRELTWLCLHQHGAFNSPVWFNVGLHAQYGVAGAKCNWRWNAEQGCVDQPENSYEYPQGSACFIQSVDDNMEDIMRLACSEAMLFKFGSGTGTDLSTIRSQRERMSGGGTPSGPLSFMRVYDSIAGVVKSGGKTRRAAKMQSLKVWHPDVLEFIECKWNEEKKAHALIREGYESNFNGEAYGSVCFQNANLSVRLTDEYMDAVRGGTQFQTRWVSDKAKGTPPSYDAKELLNKMAECAWHCGDPGVQYDTTINKWHTCPNSGAINASNPCSEYMFLDDTACNLASINLMKFVQPDGKFHTERFRAASRLFFIAQEILVDHASYPTEPIAANSHRYRPLGLGYSNLGSVVMTSGVAYDSDAARGVCGSLTALLHGEANRTSAELASVVGPFDGYSNNEKPMLNVMRMHREACDQINDDGPAELKEAAQKLWDDVLEIGEKFGFRNAQATVLAPTGTISFMMDCDTTGIEPDIALVKYKQLAGGGMLKIVNQTVRLGLLKLGYNEEQIEVILAYIDTNDTIEGAPELKDEHLSVFDCAFQPANGIRSIRWQAHITMMAAAQPFLSGAISKTVNMPNDVTPADIANAYFWGWELGLKAIAIYRDGSKQSQPLNTKSEEGKAADAAAKVVTETVEKIVYKPRRERLPDTRQSVTHKFTIAGHEGYLCVGLYPDGRPGEIFITMAKEGSTIGGIMDSFGTALSIALQYGVPLEVLVNKFSHTRFEPMGHTSNKDIRIAKSVVDYIARWLGLTFMSGHDNMPARESTNQGNDVVSTAPINTSSVMEGLREDAGAAVALAERATLLAAFGETPSNGSASNGSSNGHAKAEPDADGMGGQGDQFARFQIDAPSCDNCGSITVRNGNCYLCHNCGNSMGCS
- the lptB gene encoding LPS export ABC transporter ATP-binding protein, which gives rise to MSNDTPWVLEAFELQKTYGRRRVVDGVNLHVGPAEIVGLLGPNGAGKSTSFRMICGMVEPDRGRVYLDGVDVTQWPMFRRARDGHMGYLPQEPSVFKKLTVEQNISALLELLGVDRKARKIRTDELLEEFNITHIRKSKAGGLSGGERRRLEIARCLVSDPKIVMLDEPFAGIDPVTVQSIQEVILQLRDNGISVLITDHAAREILGTVDRCYVIYQGQVLVAGTPDEVKQHPKVREEYLGDLDGVDKNLHGGVPRPHFRTDIAAPGPVPGAANPAEPARIPVQRRVTDV
- the lepB gene encoding signal peptidase I; this translates as MARSKNAKRIERETAEAAANLTDAPDDRSPNQQRAAKFRVAAQRETVEAFVVAFILALLFRAFLAEAFVIPTGSMAPTLMGAHKDLVCDRCSQTFPVGASRERSGPRTDLVVVGGICPNCRHINSLDLKDNSDHTTFNGDRILVSKFKYMIAEPERWDVIVFKYPGNPKQNYIKRLVGLPGETLTLSHGDVFSHPTGTDDKSAILRKPPSTMQAMSHLVYDTDHQAEVLIQAGYPSRWQPWATGATAPPTDSWKVERSADGLVATVQADQSPKWLRYFHHWPTDEQWAAADQGESLADADPYQSRAITDFYAYDSYIQVPAGYVYDDRPSVSSGGGFERSMNGGYSEGSFSRKYQSGGDPSQFRGVAIWGGQDDGRQELGRDGLHWVGDLIYQADVETSADAKALTLELVEAGIKYQCRIDLADGKATLSIIDAQERTFDDGNDHPVASTGVRAGSRHTVQISNCDDKITLWVDGDVVSFDSPTTYDARDFRSRAQDHPQWSPEDPLDAAPAGIAITGGQATVRRMEVRRDQYYIATNDSSFGGIFDYDMAEMFRLAGGSVTLGEVQQVFTMPDRWADFIGWETRREVSFPLEADQFFPMGDNSPESLDARCWAGTKNQFQLPRGVNEDAWRWSNDSYVPRNLLVGKALVVFWPHSWSSPVPFTPNFKRMKLIR